AATTCCTAGGTTGAGCCCAGGGCTTTCACAACCGACTTAACAGTCCGCCTACGCGCGCTTTACGCCCAGTAATTCCGAATAACGCTTGCACCCTCTGTATTACCGCGGCTGCTGGCACAGAGTTAGCCGGTGCTTCTTCTAAAGTTAACGTCACACTAAGCAGGTATTAACTACTTAGCTTTCCTCACAATTGAAAGTGCTTTACAACCCTCAGGCCTTCTTCACACACGCGGCATGGCTGCATCAAGGTTTCCCTCATTGTGCAATATTCCCCACTGCTGCCTCCCGTAGGAGTCTGGGCCGTGTCTCAGTCCCAGTGTGGCTGATCATCCTCTCAAACCAGCTATAGATCGTCGCCTTGGTAGGCCTTTACCCTACCAACTAGCTAATCTAATATGGGCTCATCCTCTAGCGATACCTTCCAAGGAGAGGGCACCTTTAATCCGTAGATCACATTCGGTATTAGCATACGTTTCCATATGTTGTCCCCAACTAGAGGGCAGATTCCCATACATTACTCACCCGTCCGCCACTCGTCAGCAAGAAAGCAAGCTTTCTCCTGTTACCGTTCGACTTGCATGTGTTAAGCCTGCCGCCAGCGTTCATTCTGAGCCAGGATCAAACTCTTCAGTTTAATCTTTTGACTTGTTTTTTTAATTGCTTGTCTGCAACACAAATTAAACACTCGAAATTAACAAGGTACATGTATTATTAAATACCTAAGTATTCAACAATTAACCATATACATAGTTGTCGAGATATTTATGTTTTTAGCAACTACTCACTTAAGTAGCTCCCACATAAATTATCTCTGTATTACCTGATTTTTAAAGAACTAAGTCCGGCAAAAACATCTTATCAACATCCTTGCCTCTCTCTCGTAAAACTAGCTTGTCGTCCGAAAGAGATGCGTATTTTAAACATTCCTATTGGTTTTGCAACCCAAATTCACAAAAAAAGTTATTTTTTTTCTACAGACAAATATTAAAATCACTCAACCCTTTGTTTTTATTGGCTTTCTAATATTGAATCTTCTTTGCTTGTTGGCTTACTTTTTAACTTAAGCAAATCCAAGCTCAAACCTCTTTCTTTAATAATAGGCTTATCAAAGGTGCCTGAAACCTCATAACGGTAGGTAACCAGATCATCATTTACTATCGGAACCACTTTCAAAAAGGCATAAGCAGCTAAGCCTGCAAGCGGGTTGGCCACGCCACTTAATGCAACCAGCGCAGGAATGCTTTCGCCAATCGCAGGTGTAATGTCCGCCTTGAGAGACATATCTTTTTGAATCAGATTTATCTGCCCGAAGACATTAGCCGAAGCGGCGGGGGCTTTGAGCTCGAGCTTCTCTAAATCAAACACACCTCTATTAAACTGGCCATTTCCTTTTATGCTGTCATAAGCCAACCCCTTATCCGTAACATCGGATACATCCAGCTTCAATCGACGTGCAAGTGAATCAAAACTTAGCAATCCAAGCACTCTAGCAATACCCGGTTCAGCATTAACAATGACACCATTTTTCAATGAAAAGTCTATTGTTCCTTTTATCGTAATCGGTGAATAACAGTCATAGGCACCAGCCCATGTCACCTTCATTCCCAGCTGACCATCCTTACCTTTAAAACCCTTTTTGATACCTAACAAATTGGATAGCTGTTCGACATTGGAGGCATGAATATTTCCATCTAAAGAACTCAAATTTGCTTGCTTATCGAAACGATACTCCCCTGACAGAACGGTGTGCAATCTCGAAAAATCAGCATTTAACTTTGATAATACGATTTCTTTATCGCTATCCGACAAATCAAAACTTAACTTTGAAACCAAACGATCGTCTACTTCAATATTTGTTCCAGTAAAATGAATCTTCGGCAAATTAATCGGATTCTCATGAGTTGCACACTTTGGCTCGACACTCGGCTTATCAGCAATTGACGCTAAATCGGGCGCCTGTCTTTTACCTTTTTCTTCAATCTGTCTTTTAGTTTTTATCTTCAAAAACGCGACATCAACATTAAATGCGTCCGAAGCAGATTTTGTCATCACCAAAGCAGTTTCATCTGCCTTCAGATTGAACGCGAGGAATTTTTCTTTTTGGCTTGGTCGTTTGACCGAGTCCCAGTTCATATTAACGTGGTTAAAATCATAACCTCCCAACACAAGCTTATTGACTTTTAAATCAGATGCTTGCCATACAACCACCGCTGAAGGCTTCGTCGATCTTTTAGCATTAGAAAGTAAATCACTCCAATCATCTACATCCAGTGAGGAAATTGCTCCGCGCACACTGTATCCTTTGACCGGCATAGGGAAGCCTACTGATTGGTCCCCCAATACAAGTCTCAAGTTTTTGGGTGTGGATTTATCTGTATCCCAGTCTGCATAAAATTTAGCATTGCCAGCAACAATGCCCTTCGCCCTCACCAATTGCTTCTGAATAGTCAAATCCAATTGAAACGACTTTTTATGATCAGCTGTTGCAGCAAACACTTCCAGCGGACTCGGCAACAAACTTTTCACCTGCTCTAAAGCGGCACTTGTGATCACTTTGACTGGTTCTGATTTTTTCAATGGAATTACAACCCGTGTCGTCCATGGCAAAGCTCCCTGAAGGTATTGATTATTTAACACTGCATCACCATGCGATTGAAGATCAACCTGACCTTTCTCTGTTTTCACATCGAGTGTTAAGCCTCCCCCCATCGCTTGACCGGAAATAGGCTTAGCGGATTCTACTTTTGACTCGGTGAAGTTGAGCTTTCCATTCAAGTTTTGTAAGTCAATTGTGTCAAACAAGTTGGCGTTCACGTCAGTCAACGTGACATCACCATTCACTGACTCCGTTTTTTTGTCAAACCCGTAAACTGGTACCCAGATCTTTTTCAATCCAACATGAACCTTACCGTGAGCAACGAGTTGAGAGTCAAGAAACT
This portion of the Hydrogenovibrio marinus genome encodes:
- a CDS encoding YhdP family phospholipid transporter, with the protein product MRDWFYRISLIVVGVFVAYLLVMRAFITWVQYAPDTAISFVETVTQSQIHVDSIQADQNWLGADFQINGLKYDDASTHLALQRLSGDVNIFAPWIPQLKYGNHLELSGLTVLLSGGADTNVSDVDWQNLPTYVKSWRLQKLWKSIKVDNAQLTFNQAKPFTVDVKLFQSFFGLRWSFVGLLEVMTGQKIANELQVKGDFSTNLWNVPQEGEGSVSILKPVSLDDVYHFASTKVTSKLPKGEMVGDIKFRLQDGRLKRLRTYLTIQDLSWPAHDRLLPKSIGVTLRLKSKTDFIAGPYTDWVFELEKLRFDDQYVQTISPVYLSLTQNQNLSFSAEKFKLHEIKPLFDVVLHSIEYQGVGKELKSLELNQLHGVFNFKTASLSKLSFQLPAVQLEPQDGIPGLSISNLSFVKDHDKVQIRTLDPVKLSSKYIKSEPIKFTFAKPIQLTVSQGGGDENLWTLDKVSFAIDDMPATLRATSLLGGGVDATATIVPGTVEKVKSYLPYSIMSKPLENWLKSALVSGDDVHGTAHFKGKLDDFPFRKGPGFFKAEAYVKNTELKFQPTWPSVKDFAAKLEFTPYNLKITSAKAKLMDVDASNVEVNINNLDSKNIAVDISGDADADAQGALSFINNTPLTGKLGIKEFLDSQLVAHGKVHVGLKKIWVPVYGFDKKTESVNGDVTLTDVNANLFDTIDLQNLNGKLNFTESKVESAKPISGQAMGGGLTLDVKTEKGQVDLQSHGDAVLNNQYLQGALPWTTRVVIPLKKSEPVKVITSAALEQVKSLLPSPLEVFAATADHKKSFQLDLTIQKQLVRAKGIVAGNAKFYADWDTDKSTPKNLRLVLGDQSVGFPMPVKGYSVRGAISSLDVDDWSDLLSNAKRSTKPSAVVVWQASDLKVNKLVLGGYDFNHVNMNWDSVKRPSQKEKFLAFNLKADETALVMTKSASDAFNVDVAFLKIKTKRQIEEKGKRQAPDLASIADKPSVEPKCATHENPINLPKIHFTGTNIEVDDRLVSKLSFDLSDSDKEIVLSKLNADFSRLHTVLSGEYRFDKQANLSSLDGNIHASNVEQLSNLLGIKKGFKGKDGQLGMKVTWAGAYDCYSPITIKGTIDFSLKNGVIVNAEPGIARVLGLLSFDSLARRLKLDVSDVTDKGLAYDSIKGNGQFNRGVFDLEKLELKAPAASANVFGQINLIQKDMSLKADITPAIGESIPALVALSGVANPLAGLAAYAFLKVVPIVNDDLVTYRYEVSGTFDKPIIKERGLSLDLLKLKSKPTSKEDSILESQ